One Mycolicibacter sp. MU0083 DNA window includes the following coding sequences:
- a CDS encoding Zn-dependent alcohol dehydrogenase, with product MTIEFDAAVFRTANAALTIEKVSIPATPPPGDVLVRMQASGLCHSDLHVIVGEWDVPIPMILGHEGAGIVESVGEGVTTLAPGDHVVLSWTPACHRCRYCVSGRPVLCDMVSRLSANHLSFDGRSRVTDADGDVLSFAGLGTFGQYVMVPESGAIAIRNDAPFEPSSLIGCAVTTGVGAAVNTAKVRPSDTVLVIGCGGVGLSAIQGARLVGAQKVIAADISDERLNHASALGATDVINSAREDLAAKVAKFTDGRGVEVAIEAIGLPQTIEAAYAVLARGGTAVVAGQVADGVKVTIDPFVMSEQELSLIGSNYGSSKADVDFPMLVEHYMNNRIDLDSLITRVIDLEDINEGFDEMKRGVGIRSVIKY from the coding sequence GCCCGGCGACGTACTCGTGCGGATGCAGGCGAGTGGGTTGTGCCACAGCGACCTGCATGTGATCGTCGGTGAATGGGACGTGCCCATCCCCATGATCCTCGGCCACGAGGGCGCCGGGATCGTCGAGAGCGTCGGGGAGGGAGTCACGACGCTGGCGCCCGGCGATCACGTGGTTCTCTCCTGGACGCCCGCGTGCCATCGGTGCCGCTACTGCGTCAGCGGCCGGCCCGTCCTGTGCGACATGGTGAGCCGGCTTTCGGCCAACCACCTCTCCTTCGACGGTCGGTCGCGTGTCACGGATGCGGACGGGGACGTGCTCAGCTTCGCCGGCCTCGGTACGTTCGGTCAGTATGTGATGGTGCCCGAATCGGGTGCGATCGCCATCCGGAACGACGCGCCCTTCGAACCGTCGTCGCTCATCGGCTGCGCAGTCACTACCGGGGTCGGGGCAGCGGTCAACACCGCAAAGGTGCGTCCGAGCGACACGGTGCTGGTCATCGGCTGCGGCGGTGTCGGGCTGAGTGCGATTCAGGGTGCTCGTCTCGTCGGCGCGCAGAAGGTCATCGCTGCCGATATCTCCGACGAAAGACTCAACCACGCAAGCGCTTTAGGAGCCACTGACGTCATCAACAGCGCCCGCGAAGATCTGGCGGCGAAGGTCGCGAAGTTCACCGACGGTCGGGGGGTGGAGGTCGCGATCGAGGCCATCGGACTGCCGCAGACCATCGAGGCCGCTTACGCGGTGTTGGCCCGCGGCGGCACCGCCGTGGTCGCCGGGCAAGTGGCGGACGGCGTGAAGGTCACGATCGATCCGTTTGTCATGTCCGAACAGGAGCTTTCGCTCATCGGCTCGAACTATGGATCGAGCAAGGCCGACGTCGATTTCCCGATGCTCGTCGAGCACTACATGAACAACCGGATCGATCTCGACTCACTCATAACTCGGGTCATCGACCTGGAAGACATCAACGAGGGGTTCGACGAGATGAAGCGCGGCGTCGGAATTCGGTCAGTGATCAAGTACTGA
- a CDS encoding flavin-containing monooxygenase produces MTADVSSEVEDFDVVVIGAGISGIGAATYFSRELPHKSLIVLEGRDNIGGTWDLFRYPGIRSDSDLHTFGYEFKPWRHESAIADAHLIREYLQETVDENNLARLIKFRHRVVQSEWSSSDSKWTLTVEATDPVTGETATKTIRTGWVFAATGYYRYDEGFAPEFAGRDDFEGLVVHPQHWPEHLDYRDKKVVIIGSGATAVTMVPAMLTGPGAAGHVTMLQRTPTYIMPIPRVDRLAVALTKLLGAKRGYAVTRFKNIWIERGIVKGLRMFPRTGRRLIRRENIKRLPKGFDVDKHFNPPYNPWDQRLCAAPDGDFFDAICSGNASVVTDSIVRFSKRGIVLQSGEELQADIIVTATGLNMRLFDGMPIVVDGQTVDIADSFAYRGMLLSGIPNWAMAIGYTTSSWTLKVSLMCRYFIDLVKYMDAHGYDRAVPVPFPGMDRRPVMDLQSGYAKRGAKILPKQGPVAPWRMAMSYQEDARALRGPVADENLAFGASQSTSQQSAERQQAHA; encoded by the coding sequence ATGACAGCTGACGTGTCGAGTGAGGTCGAGGATTTCGACGTCGTCGTCATCGGAGCGGGAATCTCGGGGATTGGCGCGGCAACGTATTTCAGCCGTGAGCTCCCACACAAGTCCCTCATCGTGTTGGAGGGCCGTGACAACATCGGCGGCACGTGGGATCTCTTCCGCTACCCGGGTATTCGCTCCGACTCCGACCTGCACACCTTCGGGTACGAGTTCAAGCCGTGGCGCCACGAGTCGGCGATCGCCGACGCACACTTGATCCGCGAGTACCTCCAGGAAACGGTCGACGAGAACAATCTGGCGCGTCTCATCAAGTTCCGGCACCGCGTCGTGCAGTCCGAATGGTCCTCGTCGGACTCGAAGTGGACGCTCACCGTTGAAGCGACTGACCCCGTCACCGGCGAGACTGCCACGAAGACTATCCGTACCGGGTGGGTTTTCGCGGCCACCGGCTACTACCGGTACGACGAGGGGTTCGCTCCGGAATTTGCAGGCCGCGACGACTTCGAAGGCCTGGTGGTGCACCCCCAGCACTGGCCCGAGCACCTCGACTACCGCGACAAAAAGGTCGTCATCATCGGCAGCGGCGCGACCGCCGTCACGATGGTGCCGGCGATGTTGACCGGCCCTGGCGCCGCTGGTCACGTGACGATGCTGCAGCGCACGCCGACCTACATCATGCCGATTCCCCGGGTCGACCGTCTCGCCGTTGCACTCACGAAGCTCCTCGGCGCCAAACGCGGCTACGCCGTCACGCGGTTCAAGAACATCTGGATCGAACGCGGGATCGTCAAGGGCCTTCGGATGTTCCCTCGGACGGGACGCCGGCTGATCCGGCGCGAGAACATCAAGCGGCTCCCCAAGGGATTCGACGTCGACAAGCACTTCAACCCGCCCTACAACCCGTGGGACCAGCGGCTGTGTGCGGCGCCCGACGGAGACTTCTTCGACGCGATCTGCTCCGGAAACGCTTCCGTCGTCACTGATTCGATCGTGAGATTCAGCAAGCGCGGAATTGTGCTGCAGTCGGGCGAGGAGCTCCAAGCCGACATCATCGTGACCGCGACCGGACTGAACATGCGGCTCTTCGACGGAATGCCGATCGTGGTCGACGGGCAGACGGTGGACATCGCCGACTCCTTCGCCTATCGCGGAATGCTCCTGAGCGGAATCCCCAATTGGGCCATGGCCATTGGCTATACGACGTCATCCTGGACTCTCAAGGTGAGCCTGATGTGCCGCTACTTCATCGACCTGGTCAAGTACATGGATGCTCATGGCTACGACCGGGCGGTCCCGGTCCCGTTCCCGGGAATGGATCGCAGGCCAGTGATGGACCTCCAATCCGGCTACGCCAAGCGCGGGGCGAAGATCCTGCCCAAGCAGGGCCCGGTCGCCCCATGGCGGATGGCGATGTCCTACCAGGAGGACGCCAGAGCGCTGCGCGGTCCCGTGGCCGACGAGAACCTCGCATTCGGCGCCAGTCAGTCGACTTCACAGCAATCCGCCGAGAGACAACAGGCGCATGCCTGA
- a CDS encoding transporter: MKDIVFLLADVWLIIVAYSCGWKFLRNYGNWLLGLECLVVGVSATNFLVGSLLGPEAGAVPFSVAFFLDAFSRSFGFTLVLVLGLMVVTHRYKPTLGVEVGAFGLAIAGGFVLGGFDRSTLHIGPATFYVVMNLLTTLFLAYFVARLWAIGAKRLAGWAALVTAAGTVIAVTYDFFPLPFDDELRTIFYTAALTTWGAQGLVYYLAYRAMQAHNMSAGAKPDQKVTAPS; this comes from the coding sequence ATGAAGGACATCGTGTTCCTCCTGGCCGATGTGTGGTTGATCATCGTCGCCTACTCGTGCGGCTGGAAGTTCCTCCGCAACTACGGCAACTGGCTGCTCGGCCTTGAATGTTTGGTCGTCGGTGTATCGGCGACAAACTTCCTTGTCGGCTCGCTGCTCGGCCCCGAGGCCGGCGCCGTCCCGTTTTCCGTCGCCTTCTTCCTCGACGCGTTCTCGCGGTCATTCGGCTTCACGCTCGTCCTGGTGTTGGGCCTGATGGTGGTGACCCACCGGTACAAGCCGACCCTGGGGGTTGAGGTCGGCGCGTTCGGACTCGCCATTGCCGGCGGGTTCGTCCTGGGCGGGTTCGACCGTTCGACGCTGCACATCGGCCCCGCCACCTTCTACGTCGTGATGAACCTGCTCACCACGCTTTTCCTCGCGTACTTCGTGGCGCGGCTGTGGGCGATCGGGGCCAAGCGTCTTGCCGGCTGGGCGGCGTTGGTCACGGCTGCGGGGACCGTGATCGCGGTCACCTACGACTTCTTTCCGCTCCCCTTCGACGACGAACTTCGCACGATCTTCTACACCGCCGCGCTGACGACGTGGGGCGCCCAGGGCTTGGTCTACTACCTCGCCTACCGCGCCATGCAAGCCCACAACATGTCCGCCGGTGCGAAGCCGGACCAGAAAGTGACCGCACCGTCATGA